Within Acidimicrobiales bacterium, the genomic segment CATAGCTCCGATCGCCAAGACGCGGATGACGGAGGAGCTGTTGGGGCCGATCGGGGACAAACTCGATCCGAAGCTGGTGAGCCCTTTGGTGGCCTGGCTGGCCCATGAGGATTGTCCGACCACAGGTGAGATCTTCTCGGTAGCCGGTGGGCACGTCTCGCGCTTCTTCATCGGACTCACGAAGGGAATCCAAGACGACGACCTCACCCCGGAGGTCATCCGGGACAGATGGGAAGAGATTCGTGACGAAAAGGACTACGCGACGCCCCAGAGCGCCCAGGACGAGATCATGCTCCTCCTGCAGAAGCTGGGCGGCTGAGACCGGCGGCCTGCCAAATGGCATCTGAGGCGACCCATCTGAGAGACGACCCCTACGACCTCCTCCGCCTGGCGGACCTCCTCACCGACGAAGAGAAGTTGCTCGCAGAGACGGTGAGGAGGTTCGTCAGAGAGCGCGTGGAGGAAGGCATCGCCGAATGGTTCGAGCGTGGCGTGTTCCCACGCGAGTTGGTGGAGGAGATCTCGAGGATGGGTCTGTTGGGGATGCACCTGCAGGGCTACGGCTGCGGGGGATCGAGCGCGGTGGAGTACGGCATCGCCTGCCTGGAGCTGGAGGCCGGGGACTCCGGCCTTCGTTCGTTCGTGTCGGTGCAGGGCTCCCTGGCCATGTTCCCGATCTGGCGGTTCGGCTCGGAAGAACAGAAGCGCGAGTGGCTCCCGCGGATGGCAGCAGGTGAGGTCATCGGCTGCTTCGGCCTCACCGAGCCCGACGCCGGTTCGGACCCGGCTTCCATGCGCACCTACGCCAAGCGTGACGGGTCCGACTGGGTCATCTCGGGAACGAAGATGTGGATCACCAACGGCGGCATCGCCGACGTCGCGATCGTGTGGGCGCGCACAGACGACGGATACGGGGGTTTCATCGTCCCCACCGACTCACCGGGCTTCCAGACGCACGACGTCTCTCGGAAGCTCTCCTTGAGGGCATCGGTGACCAGTGAGCTGGTGCTGGACGAGGTGCGGGTCCCCGAGGACCTGAAGCTTCCCGGCGTGAACTCGATGCGAGGACCCCTCGCATGTCTGAACGAGGCCCGCTTCGGCATCGTCTGGGGAGTGATGGGTGCAGCGCGTACCTGTTACGAGACTGCGCTCCGCTACTCCCTCGAGCGAAGGCAGTTCTCCAAGCCGATCGCCGCGTTCCAACTCACGCAGAGGCGGCTCGTCTCCATGATGACCAAGGTGCAGAAGGGGACGCTGTTGGCACTCCACCTGGGGCGGATGAAGGACCGCACGGGTCTCACGCCCGCTCAGGTGAGCTTCGGCAAGAGGGAGAACGTACGAGATGCACTCGAGGTCGCGAGGGAAGCTCGAGCCCTGCTGGGCGCCAACGGAATCACGCTCGAGTATCCGGTGATCAGGCACATGAACAACCTCGAGTCCGTCTACACCTATGAGGGAACGAACGAGATACACGAGCTCATCCTCGGCAGGGCCATCACCGGGATCGCGGCCTTCGACTGAGCGAGACCACGTGTCGTCGCACGGCACCGCAGCCATGCACCCGGGTGGCTCATGAAGCCGGGTCCCGAGCCTGAGCGTCTCGAGATCGAGACGGTGAGGCTGTCCTCGTCGGACGGCTTCACCATCGCGGTCCACCATCTCGGCGGCGACGTCGACGATCCCCCTCTCCTCCTCGCCCACGCGACCGGCTTGCACGGTCGGTGTTGGCTTCCCGTCGCTCGACGACTCAGGGGGTGGCGTGTGCTCGCGCTGGACTTTCGCGGCCACGGCGACTCCGACGCACCCATCGACCACTCCTACGCCTGGGAGGGATTCGCCGACGACGTCCTGGCCGTGGTCGACTCGCTGTGCAGCCGCCCACCGTTCGCCGCCGGGCACTCGAAGGGGGGTGCGGCTCTCCTGCTGGCCGAGGGCCGACGACCTGGGACCTTCGCGGGGCTCTGGTGCTACGAACCCGTGGTGTTGCCGCCGCGTCTGCGCGGCACGGGTGACGTCGCGGGCGGGGACTTCCTCGCAGCGGCTGCCGAGAAGAGGAGAGAGACCTTCCCCTCCCGGGCCGCGGCCATAGAGAACTTCGCCTCCAAACCGCCCTTCGACGTGGTCGACCGTGAAGCCCTGGAGGCCTATGTGGACTTCGGCTTCGAGGTGGAGTCCGACGGCTCGCTCCGCCTGAAGTGCCCTCCCAGGGTAGAGGCGGCCGTCTATCGGCACGGCCCGCTACACGACGCCTGGGAACGCCTCGGCTCCATAGCCTGTCACGTGACCGTCGCACGCGGCGGCCTTGCCATTGGACCCGCTGCCTTCGCGGAGGAGCTCGCCCGGGCGTGCAGGTCGGCGACGGTCGAGGTGTACGAGGACCTCGGACACTTCGGCCCTCTCCAAGACCCGGCCCGCGTCGCTCGAGCCATCCGACTGGCGGCCGGGAAGGCATTCGGGATCGTGACCGACCCACGAGAGTGAACCGAACCGCGTCCGAAAGCGGGTCAGAGCGCCCGGAGAACGAGTCGTCGTCGGTGAGGCGACCGTGGGAGGCGGTTCACCCCACGGCCGGCAAGTGCGGGTTCCTCATGCGCGGGTCGATCGACCCGCGTAGTCTCTACTGAGGGAATCGCTGGGGGAGATCGTTCGATGGCAGCCTCCAAGAGACGTCCCGGGGGGGCCAGACCGGACGGACCGCTGCTGACGAGAGAAGAGATCCTCAAGACGGCGGTCGAGCTCACGCGGGAGGTCGGCCTCGACGGGCTCAGTATGCGGAAGCTGGGCGACCGCCTCGGAGTGACCTCGATGGCGATCTACTGGTACTTCCGCAACAAGGAGGAACTCGTCGCCGCGATCACGGATGCCGTTCTCCGGCTGGTCGAGCCGCCCGCTCTCGAAGATGGTGACTGGAAGCATCGCATCGCCACGGCAGCTCGTCGGAT encodes:
- the fadE7 gene encoding acyl-CoA dehydrogenase — its product is MASEATHLRDDPYDLLRLADLLTDEEKLLAETVRRFVRERVEEGIAEWFERGVFPRELVEEISRMGLLGMHLQGYGCGGSSAVEYGIACLELEAGDSGLRSFVSVQGSLAMFPIWRFGSEEQKREWLPRMAAGEVIGCFGLTEPDAGSDPASMRTYAKRDGSDWVISGTKMWITNGGIADVAIVWARTDDGYGGFIVPTDSPGFQTHDVSRKLSLRASVTSELVLDEVRVPEDLKLPGVNSMRGPLACLNEARFGIVWGVMGAARTCYETALRYSLERRQFSKPIAAFQLTQRRLVSMMTKVQKGTLLALHLGRMKDRTGLTPAQVSFGKRENVRDALEVAREARALLGANGITLEYPVIRHMNNLESVYTYEGTNEIHELILGRAITGIAAFD
- a CDS encoding alpha/beta hydrolase, with the translated sequence MKPGPEPERLEIETVRLSSSDGFTIAVHHLGGDVDDPPLLLAHATGLHGRCWLPVARRLRGWRVLALDFRGHGDSDAPIDHSYAWEGFADDVLAVVDSLCSRPPFAAGHSKGGAALLLAEGRRPGTFAGLWCYEPVVLPPRLRGTGDVAGGDFLAAAAEKRRETFPSRAAAIENFASKPPFDVVDREALEAYVDFGFEVESDGSLRLKCPPRVEAAVYRHGPLHDAWERLGSIACHVTVARGGLAIGPAAFAEELARACRSATVEVYEDLGHFGPLQDPARVARAIRLAAGKAFGIVTDPRE